From one Rhodamnia argentea isolate NSW1041297 chromosome 1, ASM2092103v1, whole genome shotgun sequence genomic stretch:
- the LOC115755096 gene encoding transcription factor 25, which produces MSGRLLKKILKEQEAQQLQLPSSEDEDCDSQSPDSKKNPFELLGNEDNEESDDQDVPEAEFQSAAVDAQSRGNSDELEKTLVGSTLEVVSSSNHKPRKKKKKRENKESSHHNGLRKSSDFDQILENLSIDVKNEKEQRRDHHNDIKEQAVSVLQVNQKYLNAEMELRRIFGSKVVKSFESSQVGSSRHTRGGRRGSHNTRKTILVTPLDHWPRWDGSLSMEFLEASDRHNHLRYVQSSSYVQAQRAFEAAKAIHDFNAIASILLYHPYHLDSLLTIAEYFKIVGEHQMSADAIGKCLYALECAWHPLFPPGQGNIQLKYNHETNRPLYKALFIHMNNLERRGCHRSALEVCKLLLSLDIDDPMGAMFCVDYFALRAEEYSWLEEFSEKYKSDNSLWLFPNFSFSLAICRFYLEQEDLQKDVHDDDAKASSVDLLKQALMLHPSVLKKLVTKVPLKDQFCIKTVEHWFFRSEHMGIPSLDHLINIYIERNYLIWRFPGLQKLLRDTVELVIETVETNRSDTEDWACVRKEAFSSTKNEYGHLLVSDFSDSMASISPENMQQFMGEPGLGGGMLVQDQVVNPAGGAHVIRDVADRSALAVLFESILPWVNYGGEDGGRGEDADRFNPNAQDNAD; this is translated from the exons ATGTCCGGTAGGTTGCTGAAGAAAATCCTGAAAGAACAGGAAGCGCAGCAGCTTCAGCTGCCATCGTCGGAGGACGAGGACTGTGATTCTCAGTCGCCCGATTCTAAGAAGAACCCCTTCGAACTCCTCGGCAACGAGGACAACGAAGAAAGTGATGACCAAGACGTCCCTGAAGCG GAGTTTCAGTCTGCTGCAGTTGATGCACAGTCAAGAGGAAACTCTGATGAACTGGAGAAAACTCTTGTAGGAAGCACTCTTGAGGTGGTTTCATCATCCAACCACAaaccaaggaaaaagaagaaaaagagagaaaataaggAATCTTCACACCACAATGGACTTAGAAAATCCTCTGACTTTGACCAAATTCTGGAAAATTTATCGATAgatgtaaaaaatgaaaaggagcaGAGAAGAGATCATCACAATGATATAAAAGAACAAGCAGTTTCTGTATTACAAGTGAATCAAAAGTACCTAAATGCTGAAATGGAGCTGCGAAGAATTTTTGGGTCTAAGGTCGTAAAGTCGTTTGAAAGTAGTCAAGTTGGTAGTTCTAGACACACACGTGGGGGAAGACGTGGAAGCCATAATACTAGAAAGACAATACTTGTCACTCCCTTGGACCATTGGCCTCGCTGGGATGGATCCTTGTCCATGGAATTTTTGGAAGCAAGTGACAGGCACAACCACCTTAG ATATGTCCAGTCATCTTCTTATGTTCAAGCTCAGAGGGCATTCGAAGCTGCCAAAGCTATTCATGATTTCAATGCCATAGCAAGTATTCTGTTATACCATCCTTACCACTTGGACTCACTTTTGACAATTGCTGAATACTTCAAAATTGTTGGTGAGCACCAAATGTCAGCAGATGCCATTGGCAAGTGCTTATATGCCCTGGAATGTGCGTGGCATCCTCTGTTTCCTCCAGGGCAGGGTAATATCCAATTGAAATACAACCATGAAACAAACCGGCCTCTATATAAGGCACTTTTCATACACATGAACAATTTGGAAAGGCGAGGCTGTCATCGATCTGCATTAGAAGTTTGCAAGCTACTGCTTTCATTGGACATAGATGATCCAATGGGGGCTATGTTCTGTGTTGACTACTTTGCCCTGAGGGCGGAAGAATATTCATGGTTGGAAGAATTCtctgaaaaatataaaagtgaCAACTCTTTATGGTTGtttccaaatttttcattttctcttgccATTTGCCGCTTCTATCTTGAGCAAGAGGATCTTCAAAAAGATGTGCATGATGATGATGCAAAGGCTTCATCAGTTGATCTTCTGAAGCAGGCGCTTATGCTTCATCCATCAGTGTTGAAGAAACTGGTAACAAAGGTTCCTCTGAAGGACCAGTTCTGCATAAAAACCGTCGAACATTGGTTCTTCCGATCAGAGCATATGGGAATACCATCCCTGGATCACCTCATCAATATATACATAGAGAGGAATTATCTCATATGGAGATTTCCTGGTCTGCAAAAGTTGCTAAGGGACACTGTGGAGCTGGTGATTGAAACAGTAGAAACTAATAGAAGCGACACAGAGGACTGGGCTTGTGTGAGGAAAGAAGCATTTTCATCTACCAAAAATGA GTATGGTCATCTCTTggtttctgatttttctgattCCATGGCATCAATTTCTCCCGAAAACATGCAACAATTCATGGGTGAACCGGGGTTGGGAGGTGGAATGCTTGTTCAGGACCAAGTTGTCAATCCAGCTGGTGGTGCACACGTAATCCGCGATGTGGCTGACAGGAGTGCTTTGGCTGTCCTATTTGAGTCCATCCTGCCTTGGGTTAATTATGGTGGAGAAGATGGTGGTAGAGGTGAGGATGCTGACCGCTTCAATCCAAATGCCCAGGACAATGCAGACTGA